A single region of the Gossypium arboreum isolate Shixiya-1 chromosome 12, ASM2569848v2, whole genome shotgun sequence genome encodes:
- the LOC108479270 gene encoding uncharacterized protein LOC108479270 isoform X2 encodes MSFNREMDACSILNERRNVSSPSEAIDWDSLEQMPLGGKTIPEWLSELDAIAKEVEAELVSRDIGCHLVEVLEAVNLVLFESRGLTRSPVLVDSKHSYLHSVLSSRCGSAILLSIIYIEVCRRLGLTIVGSRVGEDFLIWPQTGYPEELFKVTSGHSLFAIVNGRCVEDPRSMASDLTGTSLLGLEIATNRDIIGIALANLIRLHWKRASRSNHGLMLTSPLRHVNDAGEKPNVMDKSNVPLLRPQDLRLAIMASERLLILQPHNWALRRDHGMMLYYNREYGKAVQELSICMAFAPEEEAEILEPFVEKLHLMRLESTWKSLGHTGRLTVP; translated from the exons ATGTCTTTCAACCGAGAGATGGATGCTTGCTCTATCCTGAATGAAAGGAGAAATGTTTCTTCCCCATCGGAGGCCATAGACTGGGATTCTTTGGAGCAAATGCCTTTGGGTGGAAAGACCATACCTGAATGGTTAAGTGAGTTGGATGCAATTGCTAAAGAAGTTGAAGCTGAGCTGGTTTCGAGGGACATAGGCTGCCATCTGGTTGAAGTTCTGGAAGCagtcaatttagttctttttgagTCAAGAGGCTTGACAAGATCCCCCGTTCTTGTAGATTCTAAGCATTCGTACTTACACTCAGTACTGAGCTCCAGATGTGGCAGTG CAATTTTGCTTAGCATAATTTACATTGAAGTTTGTCGGCGGCTTGGTCTAACCATTGTGGGATCTCGAGTTGGGGAAGATTTTTTGATATGGCCCCAGACAGGGTACCCAGAG GAACTCTTCAAAGTGACTTCAGGACACAGCTTGTTTGCTATTGTCAATGGAAGGTGTGTGGAGGACCCTAGATCAATGGCATCAGATTTAACTGGTACTTCACTGTTAGGGCTTGAGATAGCTACAAATCGTGATATTATTGGGATTGCATTAGCCAATTTGATT AGGCTTCACTGGAAGCGTGCTTCAAGATCAAATCATGGATTGATGCTGACTTCTCCCCTTAGGCATGTTAATGATGCCGGTGAGAAACCCAACGTGATGGATAAATCCAATGTCCCTCTGCTGCGCCCGCAAGATCTTAG GCTAGCTATCATGGCTTCAGAAAGATTGTTGATTCTGCAGCCACATAATTGGGCGCTGAGGAGGGACCATGGCATGATGCTGTATTATAATAG GGAATATGGAAAGGCAGTGCAAGAGCTGAGCATTTGCATGGCCTTTGCGCCGGAAGAAGAGGCAGAGATTCTTGAACCATTTGTTGAGAAATTGCATTTGATGCGGCTGGAGTCAACATGGAAGTCTTTGGGGCACACAGGTCGACTCACTGTGCCTTGA
- the LOC108479270 gene encoding uncharacterized protein LOC108479270 isoform X1, translating into MLSTSYWVPTATMAFPTFPDHCFFRYDHHHRNDHKDLRRWRIRTTAAAYPLFSNQIQLTKDSSSRHKLYQEAIKTSRDKFTREISFQSKDKDISLAKALLYVAAEDEVFMSFNREMDACSILNERRNVSSPSEAIDWDSLEQMPLGGKTIPEWLSELDAIAKEVEAELVSRDIGCHLVEVLEAVNLVLFESRGLTRSPVLVDSKHSYLHSVLSSRCGSAILLSIIYIEVCRRLGLTIVGSRVGEDFLIWPQTGYPEELFKVTSGHSLFAIVNGRCVEDPRSMASDLTGTSLLGLEIATNRDIIGIALANLIRLHWKRASRSNHGLMLTSPLRHVNDAGEKPNVMDKSNVPLLRPQDLRLAIMASERLLILQPHNWALRRDHGMMLYYNREYGKAVQELSICMAFAPEEEAEILEPFVEKLHLMRLESTWKSLGHTGRLTVP; encoded by the exons ATGTTGTCCACATCATACTGGGTGCCAACGGCAACTATGGCTTTTCCAACATTTCCAGATCATTGCTTTTTCAG GTATGATCATCACCATCGTAATGATCACAAGGACCTGAGGAGGTGGAGGATTAGGACCACTGCTGCTGCTTACCCTCTTTTTTCCAATCAGATTCAGCTAACTAAAGACTCTTCTTCCCGTCACAAATTGTATCAGGAG GCTATTAAGACTTCAAGGGACAAGTTCACTCGGGAGATCTCCTTCCAGTCCAAGGATAAAGACATCTCTCTTGCTAAG GCTTTACTTTATGTTGCAGCTGAAGATGAGGTATTCATGTCTTTCAACCGAGAGATGGATGCTTGCTCTATCCTGAATGAAAGGAGAAATGTTTCTTCCCCATCGGAGGCCATAGACTGGGATTCTTTGGAGCAAATGCCTTTGGGTGGAAAGACCATACCTGAATGGTTAAGTGAGTTGGATGCAATTGCTAAAGAAGTTGAAGCTGAGCTGGTTTCGAGGGACATAGGCTGCCATCTGGTTGAAGTTCTGGAAGCagtcaatttagttctttttgagTCAAGAGGCTTGACAAGATCCCCCGTTCTTGTAGATTCTAAGCATTCGTACTTACACTCAGTACTGAGCTCCAGATGTGGCAGTG CAATTTTGCTTAGCATAATTTACATTGAAGTTTGTCGGCGGCTTGGTCTAACCATTGTGGGATCTCGAGTTGGGGAAGATTTTTTGATATGGCCCCAGACAGGGTACCCAGAG GAACTCTTCAAAGTGACTTCAGGACACAGCTTGTTTGCTATTGTCAATGGAAGGTGTGTGGAGGACCCTAGATCAATGGCATCAGATTTAACTGGTACTTCACTGTTAGGGCTTGAGATAGCTACAAATCGTGATATTATTGGGATTGCATTAGCCAATTTGATT AGGCTTCACTGGAAGCGTGCTTCAAGATCAAATCATGGATTGATGCTGACTTCTCCCCTTAGGCATGTTAATGATGCCGGTGAGAAACCCAACGTGATGGATAAATCCAATGTCCCTCTGCTGCGCCCGCAAGATCTTAG GCTAGCTATCATGGCTTCAGAAAGATTGTTGATTCTGCAGCCACATAATTGGGCGCTGAGGAGGGACCATGGCATGATGCTGTATTATAATAG GGAATATGGAAAGGCAGTGCAAGAGCTGAGCATTTGCATGGCCTTTGCGCCGGAAGAAGAGGCAGAGATTCTTGAACCATTTGTTGAGAAATTGCATTTGATGCGGCTGGAGTCAACATGGAAGTCTTTGGGGCACACAGGTCGACTCACTGTGCCTTGA